Proteins found in one Solitalea lacus genomic segment:
- a CDS encoding DUF4954 family protein: MALIKKDSMLQLGHNFISGEHLPDGKDEYYLRFQQSGVRKQRQLRRDEIQLLQANNNLADEWLNIWVSDKFNPSYVRNCNFYGLVRIGDLEEYFLEYHDMRYPVGLYNSTIVSCDLGNNVSINNVSYVSHYIIGNETILFNVNELQVSNYSKFGNGIIKKSEEESVRIWLEICNENGGRKVLPFDGMLTSDAFLWSKYRDDDKLMDKFLEITQNQFPSSRGYYGTIGEQCVIKNCQIIKDVKVGDGAYIKGANKLKNLTINSNYESRTQIGEGVELVNGIIGYGCKIFYGVKAVRFSLGNNSSLKYGARLINSILGENSTISCCEVLNCLIYPGHEQHHNNSFLIASTVLGQSNIAAGATIGSNHNSRANDGEIVAGRGFWPGLCVSLKHNSKFASYTLLAKGSYPAELNISLPFALVSINEREDLLQIIPAYWWMYNMYALARNAWKYAARDGRIVKYQEFEFDYLAPDTIEEIFEAIHQMEIWTGNDYSRKKELNGHTGKEYDEIGRSILLNSTKKLNQIEVLGGVIEANSRKSIILKPMEAYEAYKEMIHYFGIKTLIQYAKTHKLVNLKQIIARLGDCKRSKWVNLGGQLVSEHDLNELKDRIKDGSLSSWNMIHDHYNYLHRFYEQRKAEYAFAALKDLHIVGSLEEIEEKWNKWLDWAIEIAAKVKDRTFESRNKDYMNEFRKLPYDNEKEMEVVLGNINDNEFIKTVQNSYLLFLEQVALYKNKVNAL, encoded by the coding sequence ATGGCTTTGATTAAAAAAGATTCCATGCTCCAACTCGGACATAACTTTATTTCGGGTGAACATCTTCCTGACGGAAAAGATGAATACTATTTGCGATTTCAACAATCAGGAGTAAGAAAGCAACGTCAATTAAGGAGGGATGAAATTCAGCTTTTGCAGGCCAATAATAATTTAGCTGATGAGTGGCTAAACATTTGGGTGAGCGATAAATTTAACCCTAGTTACGTTCGTAACTGTAATTTTTACGGTTTGGTACGTATTGGTGATTTAGAAGAATATTTTCTTGAATATCACGACATGCGCTACCCTGTTGGTTTGTACAATTCAACAATTGTTTCATGTGATTTGGGAAATAATGTTTCGATCAATAATGTAAGCTATGTATCTCATTACATCATTGGAAATGAAACGATTCTTTTTAATGTAAATGAACTTCAGGTATCTAATTATTCAAAGTTTGGCAACGGTATCATAAAAAAGAGTGAGGAGGAATCAGTTAGAATATGGCTTGAAATCTGCAATGAAAACGGAGGACGTAAAGTTCTTCCGTTTGATGGTATGTTAACTAGTGATGCATTCTTGTGGTCTAAATACCGTGACGATGATAAGTTAATGGATAAATTCCTTGAAATTACACAAAATCAGTTTCCATCTTCGCGTGGTTACTATGGAACAATTGGTGAGCAATGTGTGATTAAGAATTGTCAAATTATCAAAGATGTCAAGGTTGGTGATGGAGCTTACATTAAAGGAGCTAATAAACTGAAGAATCTTACTATTAATAGCAACTATGAAAGCCGTACTCAAATTGGCGAAGGTGTTGAATTGGTAAACGGTATTATTGGTTACGGATGTAAAATATTCTATGGTGTAAAAGCAGTTCGTTTTTCCCTTGGTAACAACTCTTCACTTAAATACGGTGCTAGGTTGATTAACTCAATTTTAGGTGAAAACTCAACTATTTCTTGCTGTGAAGTTTTAAATTGTCTAATTTATCCAGGACATGAACAGCATCATAATAATTCATTTTTAATTGCTTCGACTGTTTTAGGACAAAGTAATATTGCAGCCGGGGCAACTATTGGTTCAAATCATAACTCAAGGGCAAATGATGGAGAAATAGTAGCTGGTCGTGGATTTTGGCCGGGATTATGTGTAAGCCTAAAACATAATAGCAAGTTCGCATCCTATACCCTTTTAGCCAAAGGCTCCTATCCTGCTGAATTAAATATTTCTCTGCCATTTGCATTAGTTTCTATTAATGAACGTGAAGATTTATTACAGATAATTCCCGCTTATTGGTGGATGTACAACATGTATGCACTTGCTCGTAATGCATGGAAGTATGCAGCTCGCGATGGCAGAATAGTTAAGTATCAGGAGTTTGAGTTTGATTATTTAGCTCCAGATACCATTGAGGAAATTTTCGAAGCTATTCATCAAATGGAAATCTGGACTGGCAACGATTATTCCAGAAAGAAAGAGTTAAACGGGCATACAGGTAAAGAATACGATGAGATTGGTAGAAGTATATTATTAAATTCAACTAAAAAGTTGAATCAAATTGAAGTGTTAGGAGGTGTGATTGAAGCTAATAGTCGTAAATCGATTATACTTAAACCGATGGAAGCTTATGAAGCATACAAGGAAATGATCCATTACTTCGGAATTAAGACGTTAATTCAATATGCCAAAACACACAAACTCGTAAACTTAAAGCAAATAATTGCGCGATTAGGTGATTGCAAACGCTCTAAATGGGTTAATTTGGGTGGACAATTGGTTAGTGAACATGATCTAAATGAGTTAAAAGATAGAATTAAGGATGGCTCATTAAGTAGTTGGAATATGATTCACGATCATTACAATTATTTACATCGTTTTTATGAACAACGAAAGGCTGAATATGCATTTGCCGCATTAAAAGATCTCCATATTGTAGGTTCACTTGAAGAAATTGAAGAAAAATGGAATAAATGGCTAGACTGGGCAATTGAAATTGCGGCAAAGGTTAAAGACCGGACGTTTGAATCAAGAAATAAGGACTATATGAACGAATTCCGCAAATTACCTTATGATAATGAGAAGGAAATGGAAGTTGTGCTCGGAAATATTAATGACAATGAATTCATTAAAACCGTTCAAAACAGTTATTTATTGTTTTTGGAACAGGTAGCACTGTACAAAAACAAAGTAAACGCTTTATAG
- the glmS gene encoding glutamine--fructose-6-phosphate transaminase (isomerizing): MCGIIAYVGQQQALPILINGLKRLEYRGYDSAGIAVMNPDLTIFKKKGKVINLEEHAANNEIKSTIGMGHTRWATHGEPCDRNSHPHLSDKKDLAIIHNGIIENYATLKQELINKGHHFESDTDSEVLIHFIEDIQENLNCSLEDAVRVALTRVTGAYAIVVMSQHEPDTLIAARKSSPLIVGIGKDEFFLASDATPIIEYTNQVVYLKDFEVAIIKNGKLTITDLQNNVHDTYIKELDIELAAIEKGAFEHYMLKEIFEQPKTIYDCMRGRILPEEGKVRLGGIREYIDHLCNARRIIIIACGTSLHAGMVARYLFEEICRIPVEVEYASEFRYGNPVVRDGDIVIAISQSGETADTLVAIEKAKEMGAIILGVCNVVGSSIPRTSHAGVYTHAGAEIGVASTKAFTAQLTVLYLIALQVAKEKGTIDNDRFKKIVNELDQIPAKVQQILDNSYITQSLASLYLDAKSMIYLGRGYNFPIALEGALKIKEISYIHAEGYPAAEMKHGPIALIDEEMPVVFIATKDHTYEKIVSNIQEVKARKGKVIAIVTEGDDVVKGLADHIVEIPQTDEMLTPLLSVIPLQLFAYYTGVLRGCNVDQPRNLAKSVTVE; encoded by the coding sequence ATGTGTGGAATTATTGCTTACGTTGGCCAACAGCAGGCTTTACCAATTTTAATAAATGGACTTAAGCGTTTAGAATATCGTGGTTATGATAGCGCTGGTATTGCTGTAATGAATCCAGATTTAACAATTTTCAAGAAAAAAGGAAAAGTAATTAATCTGGAAGAGCATGCAGCCAATAACGAGATCAAAAGTACAATTGGCATGGGACATACCCGTTGGGCAACTCATGGTGAACCTTGCGATCGTAACTCTCACCCCCATCTATCTGATAAAAAAGATTTAGCAATCATACACAACGGCATTATTGAGAACTATGCCACTCTTAAGCAAGAACTCATTAATAAAGGGCATCATTTTGAAAGCGATACTGATAGCGAAGTGCTAATCCACTTTATAGAGGATATTCAGGAGAATTTGAATTGCTCCTTAGAAGATGCTGTACGTGTAGCTTTAACACGTGTTACTGGTGCCTATGCAATTGTGGTAATGTCTCAACATGAGCCGGACACTTTAATTGCAGCTCGGAAAAGCTCTCCTTTGATTGTAGGTATAGGTAAAGATGAGTTTTTCCTTGCATCTGATGCTACACCAATTATAGAATATACTAATCAAGTAGTTTATCTAAAGGATTTTGAAGTAGCTATAATTAAAAATGGTAAGCTAACTATTACTGACCTTCAGAATAATGTACATGATACCTATATTAAAGAACTTGACATTGAGCTGGCTGCAATAGAGAAAGGTGCATTCGAGCATTATATGCTGAAAGAGATTTTCGAGCAACCTAAAACAATTTACGATTGTATGCGAGGCAGAATACTACCTGAAGAGGGAAAAGTTCGTCTAGGAGGAATTAGAGAATATATCGATCACCTGTGTAATGCAAGGCGAATCATTATCATTGCTTGTGGAACCTCATTGCATGCAGGGATGGTTGCGCGTTACTTGTTTGAGGAAATTTGCCGCATTCCTGTTGAAGTTGAGTATGCTTCCGAATTTCGCTATGGTAACCCTGTAGTTCGTGACGGAGATATCGTAATTGCTATTTCCCAATCAGGTGAAACTGCTGATACTTTGGTTGCTATTGAAAAAGCAAAAGAGATGGGAGCCATTATATTAGGTGTTTGTAATGTTGTAGGTTCTTCTATTCCGCGTACTTCCCATGCTGGAGTTTACACCCATGCCGGAGCAGAAATTGGAGTAGCTAGTACCAAAGCTTTCACAGCCCAGCTTACTGTTTTATATTTAATTGCATTACAAGTAGCCAAAGAAAAAGGAACCATTGACAATGATCGCTTTAAGAAAATCGTTAATGAGCTTGACCAAATTCCAGCAAAAGTACAGCAGATTTTAGATAACTCTTATATTACTCAGTCTCTGGCTAGCTTGTATTTGGATGCAAAAAGCATGATTTATCTTGGACGTGGTTATAATTTCCCTATTGCTCTAGAAGGTGCACTTAAAATCAAAGAAATTTCTTACATCCATGCAGAAGGTTATCCGGCTGCAGAAATGAAACACGGCCCAATTGCTCTTATTGATGAAGAAATGCCGGTTGTTTTCATTGCAACAAAGGATCATACTTACGAAAAGATTGTTTCAAATATTCAAGAAGTAAAAGCTCGTAAGGGTAAAGTTATCGCCATTGTAACTGAAGGAGACGATGTAGTAAAAGGCCTAGCTGATCATATTGTTGAAATTCCACAGACAGATGAAATGTTAACACCATTATTGTCAGTTATACCACTGCAACTATTTGCATACTATACCGGTGTCTTAAGGGGATGTAATGTAGATCAGCCTCGTAATTTAGCAAAATCAGTAACCGTAGAATAA